The genomic segment CGGAGGTCAGTTTCTTTCAATGGTGTGGCAGCTTGTTTATTTCTTAGGGCCAAAAGCCAATATTCAATTGGTTGTTAAAAATATGAAACTAAAAGCTGCATACGTAAAGGACATTTTGACTACTGGCGTACCTGCTTTCTTGTTACAGATTGCGAATAGTGTACTAAATATTGTTATCAACGCAAGTTTAGTGGCTTACGGAGGAGATATTGCTATCTCAGTTGCCGGTATTATAACAAGCGCAACAACTTTGATCATTATGATGGTTTCCGGATTAGTTCAAGGATTGCAACCGATTATCAGTTACAATACCGGAGCAGAACGTATAGATCGTGTAAAAGAAGCGTTAAAAACAGGAAGCATTATTGGCGGAATCATCAGCACAACAGGTTTCCTTCTCTTTCAATTCTTCCCTGTATTTGTTATTTCCCTATTTAATCAAGAACCAGAAGTCGTCTCATTGGGAATAAAAGCCATTCGAATCTGGACCATTGCATTCCCACTGGTAGGAATCCAAATTGTTTGGGCGAGTTACTTTCAAGCAGTTGGAAAAGTGCAGTTGGCAAGCTTCTTAAATTTAGCCCGTCAAATCATCTTTTTAATTCCTTTAGTTCTTATTTTGTCTCCTATTTTCGGACTCTATGGCATCTACTCAGCTGTCCCAATAGCTGAATTTTTAGCCTTTATTGTAACTTTTATCTTCTTGAAGAGTCAGTTCAAACGCTCACAGCATGTACTTTAAAACAAAAGAAAAAGGGGCGAGATTTTTTATCTCACATCCTTTTTCTTTTTTAATTTTGGTACCAATCTGGTCTTTCATCAAAATAAAAGACCCCAATTCCACCGACTCCGATATGAGAACCAAGTACTGCCCCAATCCTAAAGACTTGAGTTTGGCAATTTGGTAAGGCTTCTTTAATCATGGTTTCTATTTTTTTTGCGGTCTCTTCATCATCCCCGTGGCTAATGCCAATGGTTTGATCAGTAAAATCTCCTACACCATTCTTTACCTCTTCAATCAACTTTTTATAGATTTTTTTCTCTCCACGAACAAGTTTGCTTAATTGGATAAACCCATCATTGATAATCAAATAAGGTTTAATATTCAACGCTGTTCCAACGTAACCTGTCGTTTTATTAACACGCCCACCTTTTACCAGCCAATTAAGATCTCTTAGTGTGAATCGATAAAAGACGTGATCAATGTTCCATTCCATTTGGTGCACGATCTCTTCAAAAGGTCTTCCAGCCTCAATCATTTTTAATGCTTGTAACGCAATAAGTGCTCCACCACCGGCTCCGCCCCTTGAATCAATCAACTTAATTTTTCGCTCAGGGTACTTTTCTTTATAGTCTTCAATAATCTGATAAGCAAATTGATAGGTACCAGACATTTTTGATGAAAAAGACAGATAAATCATATCTTCATTTTCTTGGATTCCTTTATCTAATACTTTTGTTAAGGATCCATATGAAATTTGAGAAGTTTTTGGTACTTTTCCTGCTCGCATCGCTTCATAAACAGCATCAACAGTGATTTCTTCACCATCCAAATAAGTTTTATCATCTAATGTTATGCTAAGAGGAATAACCTCAAAATCGTATTGCTGTTCCATTTCTACATTGCGATCACAGGTTGTATCAATAATTAATTTCGTCACTTTATCTCACCTTATCTAATTAAATTTACCAAATTGACCTTCTTTTCCTTACTCTTCTGGTTATTTTGAGTCCGGATACGTTTCTTTAATATAACTTACACTATCCTGGACTAGTTCTTTTAGGACGGATTCATCAATATCAGCTAACTTTTTAATGTACAAACAGCCTTTTCCCATTTTGTGTTTGCCTAATCTCGTTAACTGAAGAGCCCTTTTTTCATTATCAGGTTGTGAGAGGTAAATACTGAACTGCGCTTTTCTAGGAGAAAAACCAACTGGAGCCGCATCCCCTTCATGTCCACTAGCATATTTATAATGGTAACGGCCAAAACCGATAATAGTTGTTCCCCACATTTTAGGTGCACTTCCTGTTTCTTCATTAAATAACTGAATCAACCGATACGTATCTTGACGTTTGTTACCGTCTTCGATTTTTTCTACAAAGTCCATCACATTCTCTGTTGTTTCTTGCATTTTATTTTCAGCCATTCTAACTCCCCCAATGAATCATTTTAACTTCATTAGTTCATTCTACTGAACGGTTTCAATCAATTGCGTCGCTTCTTCAATAGTCATTGTTGGAGCAAAATAAGAATTCCATACTGAGACCAAATGATGGACGTCATATGTGCCATATATTTTTTGGGCATTTTTCATTTGTCTTAAAAATAGTGGTTGCGTTTCTGCTTGCGGATAATTTATAACTGGTTTTGTATCTTGTTTAATAGAAGAAACAAGTTCATTTGGCAAGATAAGCGTTATTGTACCATTTGCTAAATAAGCAAATACATAGCCTGATTCAATACTCGATTGAAACTGCATGACTGTTTCGTTAGAGACAGATGTTGCTGATTCCTTTACTAAATCAATTAGTTTTTCCTTTTTATGACCATCTAATTGTGCAAAAAAATCTACGGCCTGTTTAACAATAACCGGTTTTAATTGTTCTACAATCTTCATTTTTGTGTAACTTTTTCTAACGGATAGTTGCTGTTGCACAGCGATTTGAAGCAACTGTTCTTTTTTATAAGCTAGCAAACCTTTTTCTAAATCTGTTTGAGGCTTCCCTTTAATCAGCATGCTATGTAATTCTGTCATTATTCAAACTCCTATATTTTTACTATTGGTTACTCTTATTCTACCTTATTTAAATCTATTCGTAAAATAGACAAAAAGGACATAAGAAACATCGTTCTCATGTCTTTACCCAAAACTTTAGGCTCCCATTGCACTCATATCCATATACATGACTTCCCATAAGTGTCCATCTAAATCTTTAAAGCGACGGTAATACATCATAGCCTCTTCTTCTTCACTCAATTTCGTTGTCTTGTCTTCTGCGCCATTTTCAATTGCTTTGTTTACTAGTTCATCTACTGCATCTTTTGATTCAACCTGTAAAGCAGTGATCACTTCATTTTCTATTGATGTGTCCGTAATTTTTTGGTGGGTAAAACTAGAGAAAAATTCTTCAGTAAGCAGCATTACGTAAATGGATTCGGTGATAATCAGGCTTGCTCCCTTATCGTCTTTAAACTGTTCATCAAAATCAAAACCAAGTGCTTTGAAAAATTCAATAGACTTTGTTAGATCCTTAACCGGTAAATTTATAAAAATTGATTGTACTCCAACAGCCATTATCCACACCTCCTTTTTATGTAAAAAAACTTCTTTTTGTTATACGCTTTAATCATTTTCACCATCAGTATACTAGCATTCAAACTCTTTTACCACACACTCGTTTTCAAAATAGCTTATTTATTTTTAATTATCCAAAATACGCCTTTAGGCTTTTTGTTTGATTCTTTACTAGCAAAAGATTATGATTAAGTCACTTATTACACATCAACCAGTACAAAAAAAGACAGTTATTTAGTCATTTTGTATATAGAAGGAGAAAACCAACATGATTGATCCAGAAATTACAATTGTTTCAGCTACAGATGATGGCTTTGTTCCTCACTTAGCTACATTATTCTTATCTATTTTAAAAACTAAAAAAGACGAAACAAAAGTTAACTTTTATGTTATTGATGACAATATTTCATTAACTTCTAAAGATAGTTTAAACCGTATGATAAATGAGTACAATGCTTCAATCAGTTATTTGCAGATTGATACAGTTAAATTTGAGGATATGGTAGAAAGTGATCGGATACCTACAACAGCTTACTTTAGAATTGCGATTCCTAATTATTTTAAACACACAGATATCAAGCGAGTCATTTATTTAGATTGCGATATTATTGCTAAAGAAGATATCGAGGACATCTGGAATATCGATTTAGGCGATAACTTGTTAGCAGCTGTTGAAGATGCTGGGTTCCATGCACGTTTAGATGCAATGGAAATTGATGCCGAATCAAATACTTACTTCAATTCTGGTATGATGATTATTGATATTGAAAAATGGCG from the Carnobacterium inhibens subsp. inhibens DSM 13024 genome contains:
- a CDS encoding DUF1801 domain-containing protein: MAENKMQETTENVMDFVEKIEDGNKRQDTYRLIQLFNEETGSAPKMWGTTIIGFGRYHYKYASGHEGDAAPVGFSPRKAQFSIYLSQPDNEKRALQLTRLGKHKMGKGCLYIKKLADIDESVLKELVQDSVSYIKETYPDSK
- a CDS encoding glycosyltransferase family 8 protein; translation: MIDPEITIVSATDDGFVPHLATLFLSILKTKKDETKVNFYVIDDNISLTSKDSLNRMINEYNASISYLQIDTVKFEDMVESDRIPTTAYFRIAIPNYFKHTDIKRVIYLDCDIIAKEDIEDIWNIDLGDNLLAAVEDAGFHARLDAMEIDAESNTYFNSGMMIIDIEKWRAEKISEQVLKFATENSDELRFHDQDALNAILHDRWLVLHPRWNAQAYIITKEKKHPTKIGNLEYTEARNEPALIHYSGHVKPWQSESDHPFRDEYLNVRAETPFPMEED
- a CDS encoding DegV family protein, which gives rise to MTKLIIDTTCDRNVEMEQQYDFEVIPLSITLDDKTYLDGEEITVDAVYEAMRAGKVPKTSQISYGSLTKVLDKGIQENEDMIYLSFSSKMSGTYQFAYQIIEDYKEKYPERKIKLIDSRGGAGGGALIALQALKMIEAGRPFEEIVHQMEWNIDHVFYRFTLRDLNWLVKGGRVNKTTGYVGTALNIKPYLIINDGFIQLSKLVRGEKKIYKKLIEEVKNGVGDFTDQTIGISHGDDEETAKKIETMIKEALPNCQTQVFRIGAVLGSHIGVGGIGVFYFDERPDWYQN
- a CDS encoding VOC family protein, yielding MAVGVQSIFINLPVKDLTKSIEFFKALGFDFDEQFKDDKGASLIITESIYVMLLTEEFFSSFTHQKITDTSIENEVITALQVESKDAVDELVNKAIENGAEDKTTKLSEEEEAMMYYRRFKDLDGHLWEVMYMDMSAMGA
- a CDS encoding MATE family efflux transporter encodes the protein MIIKKNRLETESIPKLLVEFSIPAIIGMLVNAIYNIVDRIFIGNDPELGSLGLAAVSITYPVTLVLLAFALMVGVGGSTRFSISLGRKENEKAKFFLGNGVTLAIIAGLLFMILGNIFIEPILRILGASNAVLPYATDYLSVILFGAVFQSVAMALNNFSRADGNPRNSMISMMIGAGFNIVFDYIFIVQLGWGMKGAAYATIGGQFLSMVWQLVYFLGPKANIQLVVKNMKLKAAYVKDILTTGVPAFLLQIANSVLNIVINASLVAYGGDIAISVAGIITSATTLIIMMVSGLVQGLQPIISYNTGAERIDRVKEALKTGSIIGGIISTTGFLLFQFFPVFVISLFNQEPEVVSLGIKAIRIWTIAFPLVGIQIVWASYFQAVGKVQLASFLNLARQIIFLIPLVLILSPIFGLYGIYSAVPIAEFLAFIVTFIFLKSQFKRSQHVL